One region of Pseudoalteromonas piscicida genomic DNA includes:
- a CDS encoding ABC transporter substrate-binding protein → MIKKVLIVLVLWIVCFSVDAKQSLNVLFVNPSVPGDPFWQRVQGITEAAAEQLDIRLDVIFGEGNRIIQLAELKKYLSYRVTPDYVILINYPGGAEESLKLLEKYGINHITLEETISGPERQAIGNPKEHYKYWLGEVHHDNDQAGYDLAKQLYQQAKANGHETIYPIAINGHYGTESDIRSNGAKRFFDEVGVAVQQTVYAGWSKEQAFDKTKKLLSRYPQTNLIWSASDLMAMGAITAAASKTSKIVFGGFDWLSDTFDLIEHNEMQASVGGHFMMGAWALISAYDHYYGHPFWKNNTELAFDLSVITKENLASYYWIKSEKNWQSIDYKAMSLKGKPKEQYHFSPELLRKSLQK, encoded by the coding sequence ATGATTAAAAAAGTTCTAATTGTGTTAGTGCTATGGATAGTGTGTTTTAGTGTTGATGCTAAACAGTCATTAAATGTCTTGTTTGTGAACCCCTCTGTGCCAGGGGACCCATTTTGGCAGCGCGTCCAAGGTATTACAGAAGCGGCTGCGGAGCAACTCGACATTAGATTGGATGTGATCTTTGGAGAAGGAAATCGAATTATTCAGCTTGCTGAACTTAAAAAATATTTGAGTTATCGCGTTACACCTGATTACGTTATCCTCATTAATTATCCTGGCGGTGCTGAAGAGAGTCTGAAACTCCTAGAAAAGTATGGGATTAACCATATTACGTTAGAAGAAACAATCTCAGGACCCGAAAGACAGGCTATTGGTAATCCAAAAGAACACTATAAGTATTGGCTAGGCGAAGTCCATCACGATAATGACCAAGCAGGCTACGATTTGGCTAAGCAGCTATACCAACAGGCTAAAGCCAACGGTCATGAAACGATTTATCCAATTGCTATCAATGGTCACTATGGCACAGAATCAGACATAAGAAGCAACGGTGCAAAGCGCTTTTTTGATGAAGTTGGCGTAGCCGTTCAGCAAACTGTTTATGCTGGTTGGTCGAAAGAACAAGCTTTTGATAAAACCAAGAAGCTATTGAGTCGCTACCCACAAACAAATCTTATCTGGAGTGCTTCAGACTTAATGGCGATGGGGGCCATCACAGCAGCTGCGTCTAAGACCTCAAAAATCGTTTTTGGCGGATTTGATTGGTTGTCAGATACTTTTGATCTTATTGAACATAATGAGATGCAAGCATCTGTTGGTGGACACTTCATGATGGGCGCATGGGCATTGATTTCGGCGTACGATCACTATTATGGTCATCCTTTTTGGAAGAATAACACTGAGCTTGCGTTTGACTTAAGCGTGATCACGAAGGAAAACCTAGCTAGTTACTACTGGATAAAGTCGGAAAAAAACTGGCAATCTATCGATTACAAGGCAATGAGCCTCAAAGGAAAACCTAAAGAGCAGTACCACTTTTCTCCCGAGTTATTAAGAAAAAGTTTGCAAAAGTAG
- a CDS encoding GbsR/MarR family transcriptional regulator, with product MNLSPKIENFVLHCGEMGSRWGFNRTIGQMVGLLVINEKPLTANEIADALKISRGNVSMGIKELQSWQLVKVHHIPGDRKEYYSPNGSIWDLANRVFEERRKREIDPTLTLLRDQILDSANSPEEVYAQQQMQSIHDLLETVTKWSAELQRLSPEQLQSLMKLGSSVSKVIDLKDKLLRKS from the coding sequence ATGAACTTATCACCAAAAATAGAAAATTTTGTACTTCATTGCGGCGAAATGGGAAGTCGCTGGGGTTTCAACAGAACTATAGGGCAAATGGTTGGTTTGTTGGTTATTAATGAAAAGCCATTAACAGCGAACGAGATCGCCGATGCGTTAAAAATTTCACGCGGTAACGTGAGTATGGGAATAAAAGAATTGCAATCTTGGCAATTGGTCAAAGTGCACCATATTCCAGGCGATCGTAAAGAATATTACTCTCCAAACGGCTCAATTTGGGATCTCGCTAACCGCGTATTTGAAGAGAGAAGAAAAAGGGAAATCGACCCAACGCTCACTCTACTTCGAGACCAGATTCTAGATAGCGCTAATTCACCAGAAGAAGTATATGCACAGCAGCAAATGCAGTCCATTCACGACCTGCTTGAAACCGTTACCAAGTGGTCAGCCGAGCTTCAACGCCTGTCACCAGAACAACTTCAGTCGTTAATGAAACTCGGTTCTTCCGTGAGTAAAGTAATAGATTTAAAGGATAAATTATTACGTAAGTCTTAA
- the minC gene encoding septum site-determining protein MinC, producing MANQTFELKGNLFTLSVLQLFSLDLTKLRQDLDSKISQAPKFFQGAPIVVNLADVQEQTVEFNELKQTLVDLQLNPVGVCSGTQSQHDLAKEAGFSVLNYSRDVQPSTPSQSQAAEVVEKQVYLPAQIVNGTVRSGQQIYAKDRDLIVLGAVSHGAEVIADGNVHIYGTLRGRAIAGAQGQEDTSIFCQRLEAELVSINGSYWISDSLQGEHWGQAAQITQQDESLKITALVKG from the coding sequence ATGGCAAATCAAACATTCGAACTAAAAGGAAATCTATTTACACTCTCAGTGCTGCAGTTGTTTTCTTTAGATCTGACTAAGTTAAGGCAAGATCTTGATAGCAAAATTTCACAAGCACCTAAATTTTTTCAAGGTGCACCAATTGTGGTTAATTTAGCTGATGTTCAGGAGCAAACTGTAGAATTCAATGAGTTAAAGCAAACACTGGTCGATTTACAACTCAATCCGGTGGGTGTGTGTAGCGGTACTCAAAGTCAGCACGACTTAGCCAAAGAAGCCGGGTTTTCTGTACTAAACTATTCAAGGGATGTGCAACCGAGTACCCCATCGCAATCTCAAGCTGCGGAAGTAGTAGAAAAACAAGTTTATCTTCCTGCTCAAATTGTGAACGGAACAGTACGTAGTGGTCAGCAAATTTATGCTAAAGACCGTGATCTGATCGTGCTAGGTGCTGTAAGTCATGGTGCAGAAGTTATTGCTGATGGTAACGTGCACATTTACGGTACTTTACGTGGTCGTGCAATCGCTGGTGCGCAAGGCCAAGAGGACACTAGTATATTCTGCCAGCGCTTAGAAGCTGAGCTAGTGTCTATAAACGGGAGTTATTGGATCAGTGATTCGTTGCAAGGCGAACACTGGGGTCAAGCTGCTCAAATAACACAACAAGACGAATCATTAAAAATTACAGCTTTGGTCAAAGGATAA
- a CDS encoding lytic murein transglycosylase, with the protein MIKKISLLVASVCLSTSVFANTQAKFDEYLKNLKQEAIEKGYAQQLVDDAFATAVFKEKVIKADKTQPEIVETLETYLPKRVPEWKIQQARKLYKEHQESLERIAKEYGVQARFIVALWGLESNFGRIQGGYPVISALVTLAFDGRREALYKRQLWAALDILRDGHIGVEDFKGSWAGAMGQTQFMPTSFTSYAVDYNKDGRKDIWTTQEDAFASIANYLKSVGWNDDLTWGRQVKLPEGFDSTYILKRGTKSHKEWLNEWRKSERSLAQWQELGLRRMDGSDLPQVNITAALVMPDDVNGRMYLAYDNYKALMNWNRSYYFATSVGYLSDRIGYPKI; encoded by the coding sequence GTGATAAAAAAAATTTCCCTATTAGTAGCCTCAGTTTGCTTGTCCACATCAGTTTTTGCTAACACCCAGGCGAAGTTTGATGAATACCTCAAAAACTTAAAACAAGAAGCGATTGAGAAGGGCTACGCGCAACAATTAGTTGATGATGCATTTGCTACCGCAGTATTTAAAGAAAAGGTGATTAAGGCTGATAAAACCCAGCCAGAAATTGTCGAAACCCTAGAAACTTATTTACCAAAGCGCGTCCCTGAGTGGAAAATCCAACAGGCTCGCAAACTCTATAAAGAGCACCAAGAATCTTTGGAAAGAATAGCAAAAGAATATGGCGTACAGGCTCGTTTTATTGTAGCGCTTTGGGGTCTTGAAAGTAACTTTGGTCGTATTCAGGGCGGCTATCCAGTCATTAGTGCGTTGGTTACGCTTGCTTTTGATGGTCGTCGAGAAGCTTTGTACAAAAGACAGTTGTGGGCTGCGCTTGATATTTTAAGAGATGGGCACATCGGTGTCGAAGATTTCAAAGGATCTTGGGCAGGAGCAATGGGCCAAACTCAGTTTATGCCAACATCATTTACTTCTTATGCTGTTGATTATAACAAAGATGGTCGCAAGGATATTTGGACTACACAAGAGGATGCTTTTGCGTCTATTGCCAATTACCTGAAAAGTGTAGGCTGGAACGATGACCTTACTTGGGGCCGCCAAGTAAAGTTACCTGAGGGTTTTGACAGCACTTACATTTTAAAGCGTGGCACCAAGTCACACAAAGAATGGCTAAATGAATGGCGTAAGTCAGAGCGCTCACTAGCACAGTGGCAAGAGTTGGGACTGCGCAGAATGGATGGGAGTGACTTACCTCAAGTCAATATCACAGCAGCTTTAGTGATGCCCGATGACGTCAATGGCCGTATGTATCTGGCTTATGACAACTATAAGGCCCTAATGAATTGGAATAGATCTTACTACTTCGCAACAAGTGTAGGGTACTTATCTGACCGTATTGGTTATCCAAAGATTTAG
- the rluF gene encoding 23S rRNA pseudouridine(2604) synthase RluF produces MTEQKRLNKYISETGYCSRREADDLIASGRVKVNGILPEMGTKVSDADTIVIDGKPLKAKPRAVFIAYNKPVGVTCTTERKIKSNIVSAINYPERIFPIGRLDRPSEGLIFLTNQGDMVNKILRAGNNHEKEYEVVVNRPIDERFVKRMSAGVPILGTVTKPCKVRKTGAKSFTIVLTQGLNRQIRRMCEYLGFEVTHLKRIRIMNIDLKGLSSGKWRHLNDDEMRAINLATESSSKTQEASAGAGAGKLQDKPRSEVGEVSRPKQDGRAHNRKDRTTELDKQNSVKPKSKTRSGEQNHGNNNRKSSLKPNAKPAKRVKGTLSLNKSK; encoded by the coding sequence GTGACAGAGCAAAAGCGCCTCAATAAATACATCAGTGAAACTGGATACTGCAGTCGTCGTGAAGCTGATGACTTAATCGCCTCAGGCCGTGTCAAAGTAAATGGAATTCTACCAGAAATGGGCACCAAAGTGTCAGATGCTGATACCATCGTTATTGATGGTAAGCCTCTGAAAGCTAAGCCAAGGGCTGTATTTATTGCTTATAATAAACCTGTTGGTGTAACTTGTACCACTGAACGTAAAATCAAAAGTAATATTGTTAGTGCGATTAATTACCCCGAACGTATTTTCCCCATTGGTCGCCTAGACCGCCCATCTGAAGGATTAATTTTCCTGACCAACCAAGGCGATATGGTCAATAAGATCCTTCGCGCCGGTAATAACCATGAAAAAGAATATGAGGTTGTGGTCAATAGACCCATTGATGAGCGATTTGTAAAACGTATGTCCGCAGGTGTTCCAATCCTTGGAACTGTGACTAAACCATGTAAAGTTCGTAAAACCGGTGCTAAGTCATTTACCATTGTCTTGACCCAAGGCTTAAATCGTCAAATTCGCAGAATGTGTGAATATCTAGGTTTTGAAGTAACACACCTTAAGCGTATTCGGATCATGAATATCGACCTAAAGGGGCTTAGTTCTGGCAAGTGGCGTCATCTCAATGACGACGAAATGCGAGCGATTAATTTAGCCACTGAGTCATCAAGTAAAACGCAAGAAGCATCAGCAGGTGCAGGCGCAGGAAAGCTACAAGATAAGCCTAGAAGTGAAGTAGGCGAGGTTAGTCGCCCAAAGCAAGATGGGCGAGCGCATAACAGAAAGGATCGAACAACTGAACTCGACAAGCAAAATAGCGTTAAGCCAAAGTCAAAAACGCGAAGTGGTGAACAAAATCACGGTAACAACAATCGCAAATCAAGCCTTAAACCAAATGCTAAGCCAGCAAAAAGAGTCAAGGGTACTTTGTCCTTGAATAAAAGCAAGTAA
- a CDS encoding EAL and HDOD domain-containing protein — translation MKVFVARQAIFNRKKQVVAYELLFRDGVKNSFPNIADDAATAKLIMNNQLNLGMRYLTSGKKALINIGPDSLRQELCEFLPANDVILELLETIPPTKQNYERIRGLFHSNFRLALDDFEYSKEWEPFLKLVRLIKFDVMENPLDTIVPVIDMIKERKNIKLLAEKVETEAEFEQAKKMGFQFFQGYFFAKPKMIEQKDITINYVIAMLIYEEALKPNMSITRLAELFAQDTALAYKLLRLINSGVFPIKSRIESLKQALVYLGNERVKKFVNLIMTAHVAEGKPTELTRLSIVRSRFCELIAQQISPGLANMSFMTGLFSLLDAILDRPMEQVVNKLPFPEQLHDALIGKPNTLYYILNIVRAYESGSWWTLQDACSYLNYKDENLPDFHAAAINWADMYKNRVY, via the coding sequence TTGAAGGTTTTTGTGGCCCGCCAAGCCATATTTAATCGTAAAAAACAAGTTGTTGCATACGAATTGTTGTTTCGCGATGGTGTAAAAAATAGCTTTCCAAATATTGCAGATGATGCAGCGACAGCCAAGCTGATAATGAATAATCAACTTAACCTCGGCATGCGATATCTCACTTCGGGAAAGAAAGCGCTAATTAATATTGGTCCAGACTCTTTACGTCAGGAGCTGTGTGAATTTCTCCCAGCAAATGATGTGATTTTGGAGCTGTTGGAGACTATTCCACCAACAAAACAAAACTATGAACGGATAAGAGGTTTATTTCACAGCAACTTTAGGCTTGCCCTCGACGATTTTGAATACTCAAAAGAGTGGGAACCCTTCTTAAAGCTCGTAAGGCTTATCAAGTTCGACGTCATGGAAAATCCGCTGGACACCATAGTGCCAGTGATTGATATGATCAAAGAACGAAAGAACATCAAACTTCTTGCTGAAAAAGTCGAAACCGAAGCTGAGTTCGAGCAAGCTAAAAAGATGGGATTTCAGTTCTTTCAAGGCTACTTCTTTGCAAAACCAAAGATGATTGAGCAAAAAGACATTACTATCAATTACGTGATCGCCATGCTCATTTATGAGGAAGCACTCAAACCGAATATGAGTATTACACGATTAGCCGAATTATTTGCTCAAGATACAGCGCTTGCGTATAAACTGCTAAGGTTGATTAACTCAGGTGTATTCCCGATCAAAAGCCGCATCGAGTCATTGAAGCAGGCCTTGGTTTATTTAGGAAACGAGCGTGTCAAAAAGTTTGTAAACTTAATCATGACAGCACACGTAGCCGAGGGAAAGCCAACCGAATTAACACGCCTTTCTATTGTACGTTCGCGATTTTGTGAACTTATCGCACAGCAAATTTCGCCAGGACTTGCCAATATGAGCTTTATGACTGGGTTGTTTTCTTTGCTTGATGCCATTCTTGACAGGCCAATGGAGCAGGTTGTAAACAAGTTGCCTTTTCCTGAACAGCTCCATGATGCCCTGATAGGCAAACCTAACACGCTATATTATATTTTAAATATCGTTAGAGCCTATGAGTCTGGTAGCTGGTGGACATTACAGGATGCGTGCAGTTATCTAAACTATAAAGACGAAAACCTTCCTGATTTTCATGCTGCTGCGATAAACTGGGCTGATATGTATAAAAACCGTGTGTATTGA
- the minD gene encoding septum site-determining protein MinD — translation MAKIIVVTSGKGGVGKTTSSAAIGTGLALKGYKTAIVDFDIGLRNLDLIMGCERRVVYDFVNVINGEANLNQALIKDKRVEKLYILPASQTRDKDALTREGVERVLNEMKEEFDFIICDSPAGIEAGAMMALYFADEAVVTTNPEVSSVRDSDRILGILQSKSKRAEMGLEPVKEHLLLTRYNPERVDSGEMLSVDDVKEILAIDLLGVIPESKAVLNASNSGQPVILDQDSDAGQAYSDAINRLLGEVVDFRFLQVEKKGIFKRIFGG, via the coding sequence ATGGCAAAAATTATTGTCGTAACTTCAGGTAAAGGCGGTGTAGGTAAAACAACGTCAAGTGCAGCAATTGGTACTGGCTTAGCGCTAAAGGGTTATAAAACAGCCATTGTCGATTTTGATATTGGCCTCAGAAACCTCGACTTAATCATGGGATGCGAGCGTCGCGTTGTTTATGATTTTGTCAATGTGATTAACGGCGAAGCAAATCTAAATCAAGCATTGATTAAAGATAAGCGCGTTGAAAAACTTTATATTCTTCCAGCCTCTCAGACTCGTGATAAAGACGCCCTAACTCGAGAAGGGGTTGAGCGTGTGTTAAATGAGATGAAAGAAGAATTTGATTTTATTATTTGCGATTCACCAGCAGGTATTGAAGCAGGTGCAATGATGGCATTGTACTTCGCAGATGAAGCAGTGGTTACTACTAACCCTGAAGTTTCATCCGTTCGTGACTCAGACCGTATTTTAGGCATTCTACAAAGTAAGTCAAAGCGAGCAGAGATGGGCCTAGAGCCTGTAAAAGAACACCTATTGCTAACACGTTATAACCCAGAGCGTGTGGATAGTGGTGAAATGTTATCGGTAGACGATGTTAAAGAAATTCTAGCGATTGATTTACTTGGTGTAATACCTGAATCAAAAGCGGTACTTAATGCGTCCAACTCAGGTCAACCGGTTATCTTAGATCAAGATTCAGACGCAGGCCAAGCATATAGCGACGCAATCAACCGCTTGCTTGGTGAAGTCGTCGATTTCCGTTTCTTACAGGTTGAGAAGAAAGGTATCTTCAAACGGATCTTTGGAGGGTAA
- a CDS encoding YcgL domain-containing protein: protein MLTAIYKSPKKADTYLFVSKRDDFSNVPAPLMETFGTPTYVMIIDLAKRTKLGIADLETVKQKLTDDGFYLQLPPHNESLLDEFRKQNGVTDS, encoded by the coding sequence ATGCTCACCGCCATATACAAAAGTCCAAAAAAAGCGGATACCTATCTTTTTGTATCTAAAAGAGATGATTTTTCCAATGTGCCTGCACCGTTAATGGAAACTTTCGGCACTCCTACCTATGTCATGATCATTGACCTTGCGAAAAGAACAAAATTGGGGATTGCTGATCTTGAGACGGTTAAGCAAAAATTAACTGACGATGGGTTTTACTTGCAGCTTCCACCGCATAACGAAAGCTTGCTTGATGAATTTAGAAAGCAAAACGGAGTAACAGATTCGTGA
- the minE gene encoding cell division topological specificity factor MinE, with translation MSLLDYFRSEKKNSASLAKERLQIIVAHERSKRGTPDYLPQLKQDILDVIRKYVKVDSDAVNVQFEQNEDDLAVLELNVTLPDDEK, from the coding sequence GTGTCATTACTAGATTATTTTCGTTCTGAGAAAAAAAATAGCGCTTCACTAGCGAAAGAGCGACTGCAAATCATCGTTGCGCATGAACGCTCAAAGCGTGGTACACCAGACTACTTACCACAACTTAAGCAAGACATCCTTGATGTTATTCGTAAATACGTAAAAGTAGATTCGGATGCGGTCAACGTCCAGTTTGAGCAAAACGAGGATGATTTAGCAGTATTAGAATTGAACGTTACTCTACCAGATGATGAAAAGTAA
- a CDS encoding DUF418 domain-containing protein, translating into MNRIIAMDAIRGFALLGLLSMNMVHMANFELGYVPAKVVHYLDPFFALVNSIFFDGRFRTLFAMLFGAALCIQVAKANGQSFARHRLKWLMVFGVLHGVLIWPGDILFNYALSGLVALQFIDANDKKLNRYAIGFILVPSIAISLLLLIDPEAQINRASDTYLEFLQQIPANYLELLTLNGLYFIIISLLIPVITLWYTAGLMLLGMRLYRSGMFDLDSAEPVHKINLFAVIAIVLSFVGFVLERRLGVEFFEGVNWILAVPVALFYIVVIKAAMRGAKHQLWSLQCVGRLALSFYLLQSIVFVSYFYLINPSAISTWDRVDYFSAFVIASIIQLVLAVVYCKLFKQGPFETLLKVLVLRRACYD; encoded by the coding sequence ATGAATAGAATTATTGCAATGGATGCGATCCGAGGGTTCGCGCTGCTTGGCTTACTTTCCATGAATATGGTACATATGGCCAATTTTGAGTTGGGCTATGTACCAGCCAAAGTTGTTCACTATCTTGATCCGTTTTTTGCGCTGGTTAATAGCATTTTCTTTGATGGTCGTTTTAGAACCTTATTTGCTATGTTATTCGGGGCGGCATTGTGTATTCAGGTGGCAAAGGCGAATGGCCAGAGCTTTGCAAGACATCGATTAAAATGGCTGATGGTCTTTGGTGTGTTACACGGTGTGCTCATTTGGCCTGGAGATATTTTATTTAATTATGCGCTGAGTGGGCTTGTCGCACTGCAATTTATTGACGCAAACGACAAAAAGTTAAACCGCTATGCGATAGGATTCATTCTAGTCCCTTCTATTGCTATCAGCTTACTGCTGTTAATTGATCCTGAAGCACAGATAAATAGAGCCTCTGACACTTACCTAGAATTCTTGCAGCAAATTCCAGCAAACTACCTAGAGCTGCTCACGCTAAACGGCCTCTACTTTATCATTATCAGTTTACTTATACCGGTTATTACTTTGTGGTATACCGCTGGGTTAATGCTACTCGGTATGCGTTTATATCGAAGTGGAATGTTTGATTTAGATAGTGCTGAACCTGTTCATAAAATTAATTTGTTTGCCGTGATTGCTATTGTTTTGTCATTTGTTGGTTTTGTTCTTGAGCGTAGACTAGGTGTGGAGTTTTTTGAAGGGGTCAATTGGATCCTTGCTGTACCAGTAGCGTTGTTTTATATCGTTGTAATCAAGGCGGCGATGCGAGGTGCGAAGCATCAGCTTTGGAGTTTACAATGTGTTGGGCGTCTTGCGCTTTCGTTTTACCTTCTTCAGTCAATCGTATTTGTAAGCTATTTTTACCTCATAAATCCGAGTGCTATCAGCACTTGGGATCGAGTGGATTATTTCTCAGCATTTGTAATTGCGTCTATAATCCAATTAGTACTTGCAGTTGTTTATTGTAAGTTGTTTAAGCAAGGTCCATTTGAGACGTTATTGAAGGTGCTAGTGCTAAGAAGAGCCTGCTATGATTAA
- a CDS encoding cytochrome ubiquinol oxidase subunit I, producing the protein MLDTLLLSRIQFAANISFHILFPTITIALAWFLAFFKLKYDLTEHPVWLRAYRFWVKIFALTFALGVVSGITMSFQFGTNWPGFMEKVGNIAGPLLGYEVLTAFFMEATFLGIMLFGMKRVPPKVHTLATFIVAIGTTLSAFWILSLNSWMQTPTGFELRDGIVYPTDWFEVIFNPSFGYRFFHMLLASALTASFLIAGVSAYRMLKNDEKHAPKKALTVALTVAALLTPLQAFVGDLHGLNTLKHQPQKIAAMEGVWETEKGAPLLLFAIPNEEERRNDFALGIPNMASFILTHDVNGEIKGLNEFKGEHPPVKPVFFGFRIMVGMGMLMILVAFVTRFTLWKKGELPKWQLKALVAMTFSGWVATLAGWYVTEIGRQPYIVSGILRVEDAVTTIASENVLFTLIGYLTIYAILLYAYIRTLFHTASKAVEVEEYDMKEFAEEVTRV; encoded by the coding sequence ATGCTTGATACGTTGTTGTTGTCGCGAATACAGTTTGCGGCAAATATTAGTTTTCACATACTCTTTCCCACGATAACCATCGCGTTAGCTTGGTTTCTGGCGTTTTTTAAACTCAAGTATGACCTAACCGAACACCCAGTTTGGTTAAGAGCGTATCGCTTTTGGGTCAAAATTTTTGCCTTGACCTTTGCACTTGGTGTCGTCAGTGGCATCACCATGTCGTTCCAGTTTGGTACAAACTGGCCTGGTTTTATGGAGAAAGTTGGTAATATCGCCGGCCCCTTGCTCGGTTATGAAGTACTGACTGCATTTTTTATGGAAGCAACATTTTTAGGGATCATGTTGTTTGGCATGAAGCGCGTACCACCTAAAGTACATACTTTAGCTACCTTTATCGTCGCCATAGGCACCACTCTTTCAGCATTTTGGATCTTATCTTTAAATAGTTGGATGCAAACCCCGACGGGCTTTGAACTTAGAGACGGTATCGTGTATCCAACGGATTGGTTTGAGGTTATATTCAATCCTTCATTCGGTTATCGTTTCTTCCATATGTTACTGGCAAGTGCACTTACGGCTTCATTTTTGATAGCGGGTGTCAGCGCTTATCGGATGCTAAAAAACGACGAAAAGCATGCCCCCAAAAAAGCACTAACTGTTGCGTTAACAGTTGCAGCCCTACTTACTCCACTACAAGCTTTTGTCGGCGATTTACACGGCCTAAATACGCTAAAGCACCAACCGCAAAAGATTGCCGCTATGGAGGGGGTTTGGGAAACAGAGAAAGGTGCACCGCTATTACTATTCGCAATTCCGAATGAGGAAGAAAGACGCAACGACTTTGCGCTTGGTATTCCTAATATGGCAAGTTTTATTCTTACCCACGACGTTAACGGTGAAATTAAGGGGCTTAATGAATTTAAAGGTGAACACCCACCAGTTAAGCCCGTCTTTTTCGGCTTTAGAATCATGGTTGGGATGGGGATGCTGATGATCTTAGTTGCGTTTGTTACTCGTTTTACATTATGGAAAAAGGGTGAGTTACCGAAGTGGCAACTGAAAGCGCTTGTGGCGATGACTTTCTCAGGCTGGGTAGCTACCCTGGCCGGGTGGTATGTCACAGAAATTGGCCGCCAGCCATATATCGTTAGTGGTATCTTAAGAGTTGAAGATGCAGTCACGACAATAGCTTCTGAGAATGTGTTGTTCACGCTCATTGGCTATCTCACCATATATGCAATCTTACTCTACGCTTATATTCGCACTTTGTTCCACACTGCCAGCAAGGCTGTTGAAGTGGAAGAATACGACATGAAGGAATTTGCTGAGGAGGTGACTCGTGTTTAA
- a CDS encoding cytochrome d ubiquinol oxidase subunit II has product MFNPEYLSLIYAGLMALAVLVYAILDGYDLGVGMMIPLDDKETADTMIASIGPFWDANETWLVLAVGLAFIAFPQAHSMILQALYIPVVFLLFGLIMRGVAFDFRAKARVKRQRRWDKVFKFGSLLTSFAQGYMLGLYVIGFENTLLAHAFAVFSGIGVVCAYGLIGSAWLIMKCEGQLQQDAINWCKKFARVAFVGVLLVSIINPAINEWIYERWFDLPMALVVLPAPIICLSLFVILEFVLQKLPKSPDNGAWLPFLISAFIFVLCFFGLVYSFYPFVVPGKLTIFEAVADASALTFLLYGVVIVVPTLIAYTLFSYRVFWGKVQPLSYY; this is encoded by the coding sequence GTGTTTAATCCAGAATATCTATCTCTTATCTATGCGGGTTTGATGGCACTTGCGGTACTGGTTTATGCAATATTAGACGGTTACGACCTTGGCGTTGGTATGATGATCCCACTGGACGATAAAGAAACAGCGGACACGATGATAGCCTCGATCGGTCCTTTTTGGGATGCTAATGAAACGTGGTTAGTCTTGGCTGTCGGCCTTGCATTTATCGCATTTCCTCAAGCCCACAGCATGATCTTGCAAGCTCTCTATATTCCCGTTGTGTTCTTACTCTTTGGTCTAATTATGCGTGGCGTTGCCTTTGATTTCAGAGCAAAAGCGAGGGTTAAACGCCAAAGGCGGTGGGACAAAGTGTTTAAATTTGGATCGCTACTCACCTCATTTGCTCAAGGATATATGCTGGGTCTTTATGTCATAGGCTTTGAAAATACCCTACTTGCCCACGCATTTGCTGTCTTTAGCGGAATTGGTGTTGTCTGTGCGTACGGCTTGATCGGTTCAGCATGGCTAATCATGAAGTGTGAGGGGCAATTACAGCAGGATGCGATTAACTGGTGTAAGAAATTTGCGAGAGTTGCCTTTGTTGGTGTATTACTCGTTTCTATCATCAACCCAGCTATTAATGAGTGGATCTATGAACGCTGGTTTGACCTACCTATGGCACTTGTAGTACTACCAGCTCCGATTATTTGCTTGTCGCTCTTTGTGATCTTAGAGTTTGTGTTACAGAAGCTACCAAAATCACCGGATAATGGTGCTTGGTTACCATTCCTCATTTCAGCTTTTATCTTTGTACTTTGCTTCTTCGGCTTAGTCTATAGCTTCTACCCTTTTGTAGTACCGGGCAAGCTAACTATCTTTGAAGCGGTTGCTGATGCATCGGCACTTACCTTCTTGTTATATGGCGTCGTGATTGTGGTACCGACCTTAATTGCATATACGTTATTTTCGTACCGAGTCTTTTGGGGCAAGGTTCAGCCTTTGTCCTACTATTGA